A part of Aspergillus oryzae RIB40 DNA, chromosome 7 genomic DNA contains:
- a CDS encoding bifunctional aminopeptidase/epoxide hydrolase (bifunctional leukotriene A4 hydrolase/aminopeptidase LTA4H) — protein sequence MATVIHSPRDPNTLSNYNNWVSTHITATFDILFEQKKLVGNVVHKLKSITDARSTEIILDTNHVDIGDVKVDGQASHWELLPPLEPYGAALKINLDQGVGLNEMVEVEISVKTTEKCTALQWLTPAQTSNRKHPYMFSQCQAIHARSIFPCQDTPDVKSTIDFNITSPLPVVASGLPVRGIIEKAQPGSKTLYQFHQKLPIPSYLFALASGDISEAAIGPRSVVATSPDKLSECQWELKADTENFIHAIEKIVYPYAWGEYNVLILPPSFPYGGMENPIFTFATPSIISKDRENVDVIAHELAHSWSGNLVTNASWEHFWLNEGWTTYLERRVSLHGEAYRHFSAIIGWKSLADSVEHFGHDHPFTKLVTDLKGKDPDDAFSSIPYEKGFNFLFHLENLLAKDKFDRFIPHYFTKFKGKSLDSYEFKATMLEFFQHDLEASNLLKNVDWDAWFYAPGLPPKPQFDTSLVDVVYELSSKWKSLPDSSFQPRTSDIEGLTANQIVVLLEQILLFERPLTPELSRVLGEVYSLAKSENIEVSNLYFQVGLRAGDDTVYKPTAELLGKIGRMKFVRPLYRNLQKVNRPLAIETFEKNKDFYHPICRAMVEKDLFGKREE from the exons ATGGCAACTGTTATTCACTCACCTCGGGATCCCAACACCCTGAGCAACTATAATAACTGGGTCTCTACCCATATAACCGCAACCTTCGATATTCTATTCGAACAGAAGAAACTTGTTGGGAATGTTGTTCATAAGCTCAAGTCCATTACGGATGCAAGATCTACGGAAATCATCTTGGATACGAACCACGTGGATATCGGTGATGTGAAAGTCGACGGCCAAGCTTCTCACTGGGAGCTCCTCCCCCCACTGGAGCCATATGGTGCTGCATTGAAGATTAATCTTGACCAGGGCGTGGGGTTGAACGAAATGGTCGAGGTTGAA ATCTCGGTTAAGACGACCGAAAAGTGCACTGCCCTTCAGTGGCTGACTCCAGCCCAAACGTCTAATAGGAAGCATCCATATATGT TTTCTCAGTGCCAGGCTATCCATGCACGATCAATTTTCCCGTGTCAGGATACACCAGATGTCAAGTCTACTATTGACTTCAATATTACTTCACCTCTCCCTGTGGTTGCCAGTGGATTGCCTGTTCGAGGCATCATAGAAAAAGCCCAACCAGGCAGTAAAACTCTGTACCAGTTTCATCAAAAATTGCCTATCCCAAGTTATCTGTTCGCGTTGGCTAGTGG TGATATCTCGGAAGCTGCAATTGGGCCCCGGAGTGTTGTTGCAACTAGCCCTGACAAACTTAGTGAATGCCAGTGGGAGCTTAAAGCGGACACTGAAAACTTCATACATGCAATTGAG AAAATCGTTTATCCTTATGCCTGGGGCGAGTACAATGTCCTGATTCTCCCCCCTAGCTTTCCATATGGAGGCATGGAAAACCCAATCTTCACCTTCGCGACTCCCAGCATTATCTCAAAG GATCGGGAGAATGTCGATGTTATTGCTCACGAACTCGCTCATAGCTGGAGTGGTAACCTTGTCACCAATGCTTCATGGGAACACTTCTGGTTGAACGAAGGTTGGACTACTTACCTCGAGAGACGTGTTAGTTT ACATGGTGAAGCCTATCGACACTTCTCGGCCATCATTGGTTGGAAATCTCTTGCGGATTCTGTGGAGCATTTTGGACATGATCATCCGTTTACTAAGTTAGTCACTGATCTTAAGGGGAAGGACCCTGACGATGCATTTTCAAGCATTCCGTACGAAAAGGGATTCAATTTCTTATTCCACTTGGAAAATCTGTTGGCAAAGGACAAGTTTGACCGATTCATTCCTCAT TATTTTACGAAGTTCAAAGGAAAGTCTCTCGATTCGTATGAGTTTAAGGCAACCATGCTCGAGTTTTTTCAGCATGATCTGGAAGCCTCCAACCTCCTGAAAAATGTCGATTGGGATGCATGGTTCTATGCTCCTGGCTTGCCCCCGAAGCCACAATTCGACACGTCTCTCGTTGATGTCGTTTATGAGCTATCTAGCAAATGGAAGTCCCTTCCCGACTCATCCTTTCAACCTCGGACAAGCGATATCGAGGGGCTGACAGCAAACCAAATCGTGGTCCTCTTGGAGCAAATTCTTCTGTTTGAGCGGCCGCTTACCCCTGAACTGTCGAGAGTTCTGGGTGAAGTCTACAGTCTCGCTAAGAGTGAGAACATTGAAGTCTCCAATCTCTATTTCCAAGTAGGATTAAGGGCCGGCGACGATACCGTGTATAAACCGACGGCAGAGCTATTAGGCAAAATCGGTAGGATGAAATTTGTACGGCCTCT ATACCGAAACCTGCAAAAGGTAAATCGCCCTCTTGCGATCGAGACCTTtgagaaaaataaagatttCTATCATCCCATCTGTCGCGCGATGGTTGAGAAAGACCTCTttggaaaaagggaagagtaG
- a CDS encoding uncharacterized protein (predicted protein) — MDIPQVQISGLDNSHGPGDAQKAETRDVDMDSSQHAAATNDSITQEVPLSSATTELEQTSMEEVAPPKRNPGLQFLEYLTSPIVELTIGNGETKTTLTAHQRLLLESPFLAERVSVFDSSGPRRIELPDEDVEAFGSFLQFQYTGNYDSSLDDASNDKDAAVGEIHDSGEQLLKHARVYTLAEKLGIPALKTLAHSKIHRVNSTSHGEIAYARYVYTNTPANDVTIRKPVASFWALRSHVLRHEAEEEFRKLCLEVPEFCFDVFSMVLDHKEKRAQDKAESESAIKGSGRKRLRSGL, encoded by the exons ATGGATATTCCTCAAGTGCAGATTTCCGGGCTTGATAACTCTCATGGTCCTGGGGACGCGCAAAAAGCGGAAACGCGCGATGTGGACATGGATTCGAGTCAACACGCAGCAGCAACGAATGATTCTATAACACAAGAAGTACCCCTATCTAGTGCAACAACAGAGCTAGAACAGACAtccatggaagaagtggCGCCTCCGAAAAGAAACCCTGGACTTCAGTTTCTTGA ATACTTGACGTCGCCTATTGTGGAACTTACTATaggaaatggagaaaccAAGACCACCTTAACAGCTCACCAAAGACTACTTCTGGAATCGCCCTTCCTTGCTGAGCGAGTCTCAGTATTTGATAGTTCGGGGCCT CGCCGCATTGAGCTTcctgatgaagatgtagaggCCTTTGGCTCGTTTCTGCAGTTCCAATATACCGGCAACTATGACAGTTCTCTAGACGATGCCTCCAATGACAAAGACGCCGCTGTGGGAGAAATCCATGATAGTGGTGAGCAGCTACTAAAACACGCACGTGTATACACCTTGGCAGAAAAGCTCGGGATACCTGCCTTGAAGACCTTGGCCCACTCAAAGATTCACCGTGTGAACAGCACTTCACACGGTGAGATTGCGTATGCACGCTATGTGTACACTAATACACCAGCTAACGATGTTACAATTCGGAAACCCGTAGCATCTTTCTGGGCTTTAAGAAGCCATGTTTTGCGAcatgaagctgaagaggagttcaggaagctgtGCCTTGAGGTTCCCGAGTTCTGTTTTGATGTATTCAGCATGGTACTTGACCATAAAGAAAAGCGCGCTCAAGATAAAGCTGAATCCGAGTCTGCTATTAAGGGAAGTGGGAGAAAACGACTCAGGAGTGGCCTGTAG
- a CDS encoding aminopeptidase P family protein (putative metallopeptidase), translated as MSDSSRLLNPTKEDAEVHPDVTNEATTISTAILQDRFLPRRRQRYRERRNVVGLKFPSASMNSPAPASRQRRFFYYLSGCSLPDSYLIYDINADKLTLFIPPIDAEEVIWSGLPLSADEAMKLYDVDCVLAATEVNATLRSIGSAYGGNAVAFAIADQVSSGAEFQGFAETKLSVLKEAIEKARVVKDEYEIALLRKANDISAKAHIAAIRASKTAVNEREIEGAFIATCIAHGAREQSYHPIVACGANGATLHYGKNDDDLTDPATKQRKNNILIDAGGEYRAYCSDITRVFPLGGSFTKETRQIYEIVLQMQLECIAMLKGDVQWEDVHAHAHRVAIKGLLALGILSGSEDELFEKRISVAFFPHGLGHYLGMDTHDTGGNPNYGDKDTMFKYLRVRGRLPVGSVITVEPGIYFCRFIIDPYTQSPELGKYINTTVLERYWMVGGVRIEDNIHITKDGHENLTTAPKAIEEMESLAL; from the exons ATGTCAGACTCATCGCGACTGTTGAATCCTACTAAAGAAGACGCAGAGGTGCACCCAGACGTGACTAATGAGGCGACTACCATCTCCACGGCAATTTTACAAGATCGATTCCTCCCTCGGCGTCGCCAACGGTACCGCGAACGCCGCAACGTGGTTGGGTTAAAATTTCCAAGCGCCTCga TGAACTCACCGGCCCCGGCCTCCAGGCAACGACGTTTCTTTTACTACTTGTCAGGGTGCTCGCTACCAGATTCGTACTTGATCTACGACATTAACGCTGACAAGCTCACTCTGTTTATACCTCCTATTGATGCGGAAGAGGTAATCTGGTCAGGGCTTCCCCTCTCCGCGGATGAGGCTATGAAGCTTTACGATGTTGACTGTGTACTTGCGGCGACTGAAGTCAATGCCACTCTTCGTTCTATTGGCTCAGCATATGGTGGCAATGCCGTAGCTTTTGCGATCGCTGATCAGGTCTCTAGCGGAGCGGAATTCCAAGGTTTTGCAGAAACCAAGCTTTCCGTCCTGAAGGAAGCTATTGAAAAGGCGCGCGTCGTGAAAGACGAATATGAGATCGCTCTTTTGCGAAAGGCTAATGATATCTCTGCCAAGGCACATATTGCTGCTATAAGAGCTTCAAAGACTGCAGTAAACGAGCGTGAGATTGAGGGCGCGTTTATCGCGACGTGTATCGCTCATGGTGCTCGTGAGCAATCTTATCACCCCATCGTTGCTTGTGGTGCAAACGGTGCCACCCTTCACTATGgcaagaatgatgatgacctgACGGATCCTGCAACgaagcaaaggaagaataacATTCTCATTGACGCTGGAGGCGAATACCGGGCATATTGCTCGGATATAACGCGCGTGTTCCCTTTAGGTGGGAGCTTCACAAAAGAAACCCGCCAGATTTATGAGATCGTCCTACAAATGCAGCTGGAATGCATCGCAATGCTCAAAGGAGATGTGCAATGGGAGGATGTGCATGCGCATGCACACCGTGTTGCCATCAAGGGCTTGCTCGCTTTGGGGATTCTAAGTGGCTCCGAGGATGAATTGTTCGAGAAGAGAATCAGCGTAGCGTTTTTCCCTCATGGTCTCGGGCACTATCTTGGGATGGATACGCATGACACTGGGGGCAATCCAAACTATGGCGACAAGGATACCATGTTTAAATACCTCCGTGTCAGAGGCCGTCTGCCTGTAGGTTCCGTTATCACTGTTGAACCAGGG ATCTACTTCTGCCGCTTCATTATCGATCCCTATACTCAATCTCCAGAGCTGGGGAAGTACATTAATACCACTGTCCTGGAGCGGTATTGGATGGTGGGGGGCGTTCGTATCGAAGATAATATTCACATCACCAAAGATGGCCACGAAAATTTGACCACAGCGCCGAAAGCCatagaagaaatggaaagcTTGGCCTTGTAG
- a CDS encoding putative C6 finger domain protein (predicted protein): protein MSPSPQRDRDTHVEAVAAVTASDDFQSSKKKRSNSDVVEYPRRRATIACQICRLRKTKCNGARPKCQLCTDLDTECVYREPGIKLDAGDKLIIERLNRIEGLLQSSLASQAAHCSLPSTSPATSNDTNIGGEDTPVKTSSVAVMSGKTSVVGLASWANPPTSISTMPKVHTTPALHLLQWPLIRGLVAGPYDPHTLLQLEMAREPLRMKAPKELDLTNATIYIRNFFRRVNVWYACVNPYTWSRYYKTAVSLSFREGSESCLVLLVLALGCASHYGSISSVSPDKEAPGLPYFAAAWDLLPIVMMRNSVPAAQCIILASAYLFYLVRPLEAWTLLSNASLKLQLLFGNPSRVPLQWKELSVRIYWNALLYESDLLAELDLPHSGIVHFEELVDLPGGFEEEDDEEYQEAEDAHGEIASETEPVGHDELWYFLAEIALRRLLNRVSHMVYQKDSPLTLGTLGPIVSELDYQLSQWYESLPQPVQFPLSRTPVSNSVQTALRLRYFACRTIIYRPYMLAVFENEQTSLDPVVKECCRRCIEATIHQLENITSHREGHLPYLWQGALSMVSQTLLIMGATMSPTLSALLPPADQVDRMISEVVAEVERYAHLAPSLKLSAEIIRDAEKRRQICLRSTGRCT from the exons AtgtctccttctccccaaaGAGACAGAGATACTCACGTTGAAGCAGTCGCCGCTGTGACTGCTTCTGACGACTTCCAGTCGAGTAAGAAAAAGCGATCCAATTCTGATGTGGTCGAATATCCCCGAAGGCGCGCCACAATAGCT TGTCAGATATGCCGCCTGCGGAAAACAAAATGCAACGGGGCGCGCCCAAAGTGCCAGCTCTGTACTGATCTAGACACCGAATGCGTCTATAGAGAGCCTGGCATCAAACTCGATGCCGGTGATAAACTGATCATTGAAAGGCTTAATCGTATCGAGGGACTCTTGCAATCAAGTCTAGCAAGCCAGGCAGCACATTGTTCATTACCCTCTACGTCACCGGCAACCAGTAATGATACCAACATCGGCGGTGAAGATACACCGGTTAAGACATCCAGCGTGGCTGTCATGTCTGGGAAAACGTCAGTTGTTGGACTCGCCTCTTGGGCTAACCCACCCACGAGTATCTCAACGATGCCAAAGGTACATACCACTCCTGCGTTACATCTGCTACAGTGGCCTTTGATTCGGGGGTTGGTGGCCGGCCCCTATGACCCTCATACACTATTGCAACTGGAAATGGCTCGTGAGCCCCTTAGGATGAAAGCCCCTAAGGAGTTGGACTTAACAAATGCAACGATCTATATCAGGAATTTTTTTCGACGTGTCAATGTTTGGTACGCCTGCGTTAATCCATATACATGGTCTCGATATTACAAAACCGCCGTGTCACTCAGCTTTCGTGAAGGATCTGAGAGCTGCCTGGTCCTCTTGGTCTTGGCTCTTGGGTGTGCTAGTCACTATGGCAGCATTTCCTCTGTCTCGCCAGACAAGGAGGCCCCAGGCCTACCCTACTTTGCGGCAGCTTGGGACCTTCTCCCTATAGTTATGATGCGCAACTCTGTGCCTGCTGCACAGTGTATCATACTGGCATCAGCCTATTTATTCTACCTAGTCAGACCTCTAGAGGCCTGGACCCTTCTGTCAAATGCCAGCTTAAAATTACAGCTCCTTTTCGGCAATCCATCTCGTGTTCCTCTTCAGTGGAAGGAACTAAGTGTGCGAATATACTGGAACGCTCTGCTCTACGAAAGCGACTTGCTAGCGGAACTAGATCTACCACATTCGGGAATCGTCCACTTTGAAGAGCTAGTTGATCTACCTGGGGGgtttgaggaggaggatgacgaagagtACCAAGAGGCTGAGGATGCACATGGTGAAATTGCATCTGAAACTGAGCCTGTTGGTCACGATGAATTATGGTACTTCCTAGCAGAAATTGCATTGAGGAGATTGCTTAACCGTGTCAGTCACATGGTTTATCAAAAGGATAGCCCATTAACTCTTGGAACACTTGGACCTATTGTTTCCGAGCTGGACTATCAACTCTCTCAGTGGTATGAGAGTCTGCCCCAACCTGTTCAGTTCCCTCTCTCTCGTACACCTGTGTCAAACTCTGTCCAGACTGCCCTACGACTTCGATATTTTGCATGCAGGACAATTATCTACCGACCTTATATGTTGGCTGTTTTTGAAAATGAGCAGACATCTTTAGACCCAGTGGTAAAGGAGTGCTGCCGGCGGTGCATAGAAGCCACAATACACCAACTGGAGAATATAACAAGCCACCGCGAAGGTCATCTACCATATCTTTGGCAGGGAGCCTTGTCCATGGTGTCACAAACGCTACTGATCATGGGGGCTACTATGTCTCCAACGCTTTCTGCCTTGCTGCCCCCTGCAGACCAAGTAGATCGGATGATATCAGAAGTAGTGGCAGAGGTCGAGAGATACGCCCACCTTGCCCCGAGTTTAAAGCTATCAGCAGAAATCATTCGGGATGCAGAAAAAAGACGTCAAATCTGTTTGAGGTCTACAGGGCGTTGCACTTAA
- a CDS encoding uncharacterized protein (predicted protein), with the protein MSPEYPFTADTAAPRLSRANSWNRFKKKGSDSTELASRFGAVTPTRPELVSELITGSPSTSPGDHIQEGLGSLNRWSQSTSSSKGSPKYDSYHKGIPFKASVDHDYTSPKARASPERNAISGLSPLVAAPTNNESPLQGHHSSDSIATGHYMRVLELGDHSNFSASSTNAVDPASSHQDHLPLGSSSIAASLFQNPWSRSGADAQAVNQNSQMLTGREQHHGKRRRGHSQKAMLSKALQKANTAVLLDNAANFEGAMEAYNDACQLLQLVMLRSSGGEDEKSKLQEIRDTYMIRVTELQRMDFSFTEPNSKALPERPLSQESYSEMFQSIEEDENEPSLNESVNSLRRSSDDHQPVLNEANVLASDRVPVRRQSLLPSAIDDDLCCLTLSTSTTKQNSLSQTESFTASRDGHLEMAMHSESGQASTALSLDDDSAHHLRYNDWALLSTHAKDAYESTSWLDTIDESGASSPASTRSKVSSLYLRHGGSHHLSHGTEAEFDAALDAAVEAAYDEGFEPVTEPNEQYNGGIDNDDDIVANARRNIELAKQKVREAEREAQVAMARGREVRNLQQPSIIDHSHGVGLDYLDEEAEEEERLLEEMTRGYIMDDFNFDLQSKSALPRQSDSSSFSGRAWESSAVSNTTTTGVMLSPLVEASALPEVSAMTKQVAEPLPTQANGPAVLPKQNPAPTPGPSVRARRMSGQRTTELKIETKPRLGADSDISSQGQSSEPAALSPPPPLPKDEPSMNFPMRTSKTLAPTPVLRSGVRLNKRNASIGSFSEDTWANASLDKPTTQEEDNNLEISRLPSLARPIGKVPSAPDNLGKLNSGPKSFRARNVSVPGPDTLIDSPDTPSSAFPPFDIQKGTGSAAGPVLPTPTGATFAPNGLPSGGLYLFDSHIHSPTNLGSPNATATNAPAPLEHCPESFLLRPFWLMRCIYQTIAHPSGGYLTTKLFVPRDVWRVKNVKIKAVEEKVSNCDLLTAALLKLAKVDTYDADAVLEEMQSFETVLDQVQSSLSKKLGGEVGVQGAMALFKASQSSDDAAAVDTLPSKTSGGASKSYLTSWRKLRSKNSGFGGTTSQSSVKETTKDNLIINSLPMSSTPNSQPVKRNTTQLQFNGPNANYMSALARLCDAAQVLDQIAQQVEDPGLKHSSPTLVGLELSTRHAAEFFGFYICRFALNDIAMMVDKFIKRGSEWVLI; encoded by the exons ATGTCTCCAGAATACCCGTTCACCGCAGACACAGCAGCTCCGCGTTTATCGCGAGCCAATTCTTGGAATAGATTTAAAAAGAAAGGCTCTGATAGCACAGAGCTTGCTTCTAGATTTGGAGCGGTAACACCGACAAGGCCCGAGCTTGTCTCAGAGTTGATTACAGGCTCACCTTCAACTAGCCCAGGTGACCATATCCAAGAAGGCCTTGGCAGTTTGAATCGCTGGTCCCAGTCAACGTCATCCAGCAAAGGTTCTCCTAAGTATGATAGCTACCATAAAGGGATCCCTTTTAAAGCATCTGTCGACCATGATTATACCTCTCCCAAAGCTCGCGCAAGTCCTGAGAGGAACGCTATTTCAGGTCTTTCTCCTCTGGTTGCCGCACCGACGAACAATGAAAGTCCATTGCAAGGGCATCATTCTTCGGACTCGATTGCCACGGGTCACTACATGCGAGTCCTCGAACTTGGAGATCACAGTAACTTCTCGGCCTCCTCGACAAATGCTGTAGATCCTGCTTCGTCACATCAGGATCACCTGCCGCTCGGCTCCTCATCAATTGCTGCTAGTCTCTTTCAAAATCCATGGTCGAGATCCGGTGCTGATGCGCAAGCAGTCAACCAGAATTCCCAAATGCTTACCGGTAGGGAGCAACACCATGGGAAGCGGCGACGGGGCCATTCCCAAAAGGCAATGCTGTCTAAAGCTTTACAGAAAGCCAACACTGCTGTGCTTCTTGATAATGCGGCAAATTTTGAAGGCGCAATGGAAGCCTACAATGATGCCTGCCAGCTATTACAGCTTGTTATGCTTAGAAGCAGCGGgggtgaggatgaaaagTCAAAACTTCAGGAAATT CGTGACACATACATGATTCGTGTAACGGAGCTGCAGCGTATGGATTTCTCATTTACGGAACCAAACAgcaaagctcttccagaGAGACCCCTCAGCCAGGAGTCTTATAGTGAAATGTTCCAGTCcatcgaagaggatgagaatgagcCATCGCTTAACGAAAGTGTGAACTCGTTGCGGCGTAGCTCTGACGATCATCAGCCAGTGCTAAACGAAGCGAATGTATTAGCCTCTGATCGAGTCCCAGTGAGGCGCCAGTCGTTATTACCTTCTGCAATAGATGATGATCTATGTTGCTTGACCttatcaacatccaccaccaagcagAACAGTCTTTCTCAAACCGAATCCTTTACAGCATCTAGGGATGGACATCTAGAAATGGCGATGCACTCTGAGTCTGGGCAGGCCTCTACGGCATTAAGTCTAGATGATGATTCGGCGCATCACCTTCGATATAATGACTGGGCTTTATTGAGTACCCATGCGAAAGATGCTTACGAGTCGACATCCTGGCTTGATACGATCGATGAGTCTGGCGCCTCTTCACCGGCTTCCACGCGCTCTAAAGTATCATCTTTGTACCTACGACACGGGGGGAGCCACCATCTCAGCCACGGCACAGAGGCTGAATTTGATGCTGCTCTTGATGCCGCTGTTGAGGCCGCCTATGATGAGGGTTTCGAGCCAGTAACTGAGCCAAACGAACAGTACAATGGTGGCATagacaatgatgatgacattgtGGCTAATGCTCGTCGAAATATTGAGTTGGCGAAACAGAAAGTAAGGGAAGCCGAGCGTGAAGCACAAGTAGCAATGGCCCGTGGCCGAGAGGTGCGCAATCTGCAACAGCCGTCTATAATTGACCACTCTCACGGGGTTGGCCTGGATTATCTGGAtgaggaagccgaagaagaagaacgtttATTGGAAGAGATGACCAGGGGTTATATCATGGACGACTTCAACTTTGATCTCCAGTCAAAGTCAGCTCTCCCTCGACAATCCGATTCTAGCAGCTTTTCCGGCAGGGCTTGGGAAAGTTCGGCTGTATccaacacaaccaccaccggGGTAATGTTATCTCCTCTTGTAGAAGCCTCTGCTCTGCCTGAAGTAAGTGCAATGACAAAACAGGTGGCAGAGCCTCTTCCAACCCAGGCAAATGGTCCTGCTGTTTTGCCCAAACAAAACCCTGCCCCGACGCCAGGTCCGAGCGTACGTGCTCGAAGAATGTCCGGTCAGAGAACTACAGAATTAAAGATCGAAACCAAACCTCGCTTGGGAGCAGACTCGGATATATCTAGTCAGGGTCAATCCTCGGAACCTGCAGCCCTTTCCCCACCCCCACCCCTCCCTAAAGATGAACCTTCAATGAATTTTCCTATGCGGACAAGCAAAACCCTAGCTCCTACTCCCGTCTTACGCTCAGGAGTGCGTTTGAACAAACGGAACGCATCCATTGGGTCTTTCAGTGAAGATACTTGGGCAAATGCCAGTCTCGACAAGCCGACGACCCAGGAAGAGGACAACAATCTTGAAATTTCAAGACTGCCGTCACTAGCCCGGCCAATAGGGAAAGTGCCGTCAGCACCAGATAACTTAGGGAAGCTGAACTCAGGTCCGAAATCATTTCGAGCAAGGAATGTGTCAGTCCCAGGGCCCGATACCTTAATCGACTCACCAGACACACCCAGCAGTGCGTTTCCCCCTTTTGATATTCAGAAAGGGACGGGGAGTGCTGCAGGGCCAGTTTTGCCCACCCCGACTGGCGCAACCTTTGCTCCTAATGGTCTTCCAAGTGGGGGGCTGTATCTGTTCGACAGCCATATACACTCACCAACCAATCTCGGTTCACCAAATGCGACTGCAACTAATGCGCCTGCGCCCTTAGAACACTGCCCTGAGTCATTTCTCTTGCGCCCATTTTGGCTTATGCGATGCATATATCAAACTATAGCCCACCCTAGCGGTGGCTACTTGACAACCAAACTATTCGTCCCGCGCGATGTCTGGCGTGTGAAAAATGTCAAAATCAAGGCAGTGGAGGAGAAAGTCTCGAATTGTGACTTGTTGACGGCGGCGTTGTTAAAACTGGCTAAGGTTGATACTTACGATGCCGACGCCGTTCTAGAAGAAATGCAGTCCTTTGAGACCGTTCTCGACCAGGTTCAGTCTTCGCTCTCGAAAAAGCTTGGCGGTGAAGTTGGCGTTCAGGGGGCTATGGCTTTATTTAAAGCCTCTCAGAGTTCAGACGATGCGGCAGCCGTTGATACTTTGCCTTCGAAAACCTCCGGCGGTGCCAGCAAATCATACTTAACCTCTTGGCGCAAGCTGCGGTCCAAAAACTCTGGATTCGGCGGGACAACGTCACAGTCTAGTGTAAAagagaccaccaaggataATCTGATCATCAACTCTCTCCCAATGTCTTCGACACCTAATTCCCAGCCTGTCAAGCGCAATACAACGCAGTTGCAGTTCAATGGACCGAATGCGAACTATATGAGCGCGTTGGCCCGTCTTTGTGACGCGGCGCAGGTGCTAG ATCAAATCGCTCAACAGGTCGAAGACCCGGGACTAAAGcactcttctccaactcttgTTGGCTTGGAGTTGAGTACTCGACATGCTGCAGAGTTCTTTGGCTTCTATATCTGCCGCTTTGCCTTAAATGATATTGCAATGATGGTTGATAAGTTCATCAAGAGGGGTAGCGAATGGGTACTTATCTAA
- a CDS encoding transcriptional coactivator p15/PC4 family protein (predicted protein): protein MTSGLRKRASGAGEIVNDEHPQLKRTKFTSSRSGAACDSSKRRTGATGNVDANGDHYWEISKMRRVTISSFRGKTLVNIREYYEKDGQELPGKKGISLPIDQFASLVTLLPDIELTLKDIGVSVPRPDYAGGHSISNEDHNEASGDGDDSERGASHPPRKNIEATSEEDESTPWSARWFQAFRLCVNVVLSRYAKYDVHPVCIVHSSSYDACVDVL, encoded by the exons ATGACTTCCGGGCTCAGAAAGCGCGCGTCTGGAGCTGGTGAAATTGTAAACGATGAACATCCCCAGTTGAAAAGAACGAAGTTTACTTCAAGCAGAAGCGGCGCCGCTTGCGACTCTAGCAAACGTCGTACGGGTGCTACTGGAAATGTTGATGCAAATGGGGATCATTACTGGGAAATATCAAAAATGCGTCGTGTCACTATTTCCTCATTTCGAGGAAAGACACTGGTTAATATTAGGGAATACTACGAGAAAGATGGCCAAGAGCTTCCCGGCAAGAAA GGCATTTCGTTGCCAATCGACCAATTTGCCTCCCTTGTCACCTTATTGCCTGATATTGAGCTTACACTAAAGGATATTGGAGTGTCTGTTCCACGACCAGATTACGCCGGCGGACATAGTATCTCAAACGAAGACCACAATGAAGCCtctggtgatggtgatgatagTGAACGTGGAGCCTCGCACCCGCCAAGGAAAAACATTGAAGCGACaagcgaggaggatgaga GCACGCCATGGTCTGCAAGATGGTTTCAAGCCTTCAGACTCTGTGTTAAT GTCGTATTAAGCCGGTATGCTAAATATGACGTGCATCCCGTCTGTATCGTGCACAGTTCTAGTTACGACGCTTGCGTTGATGTCCTATAA